In Scleropages formosus chromosome 18, fSclFor1.1, whole genome shotgun sequence, one DNA window encodes the following:
- the LOC108923671 gene encoding uncharacterized protein LOC108923671 isoform X2, giving the protein MGGVSVFAISFLLLPLVLLACTCCSSRKSRSSAVDTKQVPHAQHILQSADSAEAEGSGEDEGVTATKLQCQQMDLLGVQQGEELQRSVALAARRLPSLPRPSVSSAVYDIVEDMRDGRPPAEPRTALGKTSSYGTVYADLREMDEKSCGTGAVGDASGDVQNPAGEQDFPVYAIVKKGGVRQVQSELVL; this is encoded by the exons ATGGGGGGTGTCTCTGTGTTCGCCAtctccttcctcctgctgccgTTGGTCTTGCTGGCGTgcacctgctgcagcagcag AAAGTCCAGAAGTTCAGCTGTTGACACGAAGCAGGTGCCGCATGCACAGCACATCTTACAG TCGGCAGACTCAGCAGAAGCCGAGGGGTCCGGGGAAGACGAGGGCGTCACGGCAACCAAGCTACAGTGTCAACAAATGGATCTGCTGGGAGTGCAGCAAG GAGAGGAGCTGCAGAGATCTGTGGCCCTGGCAGCCAGGCGGCTGCCCTCTCTACCCAGGCCCAGCGTAAGCTCTGCCGTGTACGACATCGTGGAGGACATGAGGGACGGGCGGCCTCCTGCAGAGCCCAGAACAGCCCTCGGGAAGACCTCCAGCTATGGTACCGTGTACGCTGATCTGCGGGAGATGGACGAGAAGAGCTGTGGGACGGGAGCTGTGGGAGATGCGTCCGGCGATGTCCAGAACccagctggagagcaggacttccCCGTGTATGCCATAGTGAAGAAGGGTGGTGTCCGGCAGGTCCAGTCGGAGCTCGTCCTGTAG
- the LOC108923655 gene encoding transmembrane protein 222-like, producing the protein MADVCEVDSLSSLTRGLEKIDPSASRYPFCVVWTPIPLLSWLFPFIGHMGICTSSGVIRDFAGPYLVSEDDMAFGKPTRYWKLDVSKVDSSSSDVWDAAVFDASEEYKRRMHNLCCDNCHSHVAMALNLMHYDSSTSWNMVNLCLLSFIHSKHISWVALLKTWLPFVLLCVVIVTATVVLSVR; encoded by the exons ATGGCGGATGTGTGTGAAGTGGACTCTCTGAGCAGTCTGACCAGAGGCCTGGAGAAGATCGACCCCTCGGCGAGCCGCTACCCCTTCTGCGTCGTGTGGACGCCCATCCCCCTGCTCTC GTGGCTCTTCCCCTTCATTGGACACATGGGCATCTGCACGTCCTCGGGGGTGATCCGGGACTTCGCCGGGCCCTACCTGGTGTCT GAGGATGATATGGCCTTTGGGAAGCCCACCAG GTACTGGAAGCTGGACGTGTCCAAGGTGGACAGCAGCAGCTCGGACGTGTGGGACGCGGCCGTGTTCGACGCCTCGGAGGAGTACAAGCGCAGGATG CACAACCTGTGCTGTGACAACTGCCACTCCCACGTTGCCATGGCGCTCAATCTGATGCACTATGACAGCAGCACCTCGTGGAACATGGTGAACCTTTGTCTGCTCTCCTTCATCCACAGCAAACACATCAG CTGGGTCGCTCTTCTGAAAACTTGGCTGCCCTTCGTGCTGCTCTGCGTGGTCATCGTCACGGCAACTGTGGTCCTCAGCGTGAGGTAA
- the LOC108923671 gene encoding uncharacterized protein LOC108923671 isoform X1, with protein sequence MTTMIHLCMTTGRPRQAADVAQPMGGVSVFAISFLLLPLVLLACTCCSSRKSRSSAVDTKQVPHAQHILQSADSAEAEGSGEDEGVTATKLQCQQMDLLGVQQGEELQRSVALAARRLPSLPRPSVSSAVYDIVEDMRDGRPPAEPRTALGKTSSYGTVYADLREMDEKSCGTGAVGDASGDVQNPAGEQDFPVYAIVKKGGVRQVQSELVL encoded by the exons ATGACTACGATGATTCACCTGTGTATGACGACGGGGAGACCTCGGCAGG CTGCAGACGTGGCCCAGCCAATGGGGGGTGTCTCTGTGTTCGCCAtctccttcctcctgctgccgTTGGTCTTGCTGGCGTgcacctgctgcagcagcag AAAGTCCAGAAGTTCAGCTGTTGACACGAAGCAGGTGCCGCATGCACAGCACATCTTACAG TCGGCAGACTCAGCAGAAGCCGAGGGGTCCGGGGAAGACGAGGGCGTCACGGCAACCAAGCTACAGTGTCAACAAATGGATCTGCTGGGAGTGCAGCAAG GAGAGGAGCTGCAGAGATCTGTGGCCCTGGCAGCCAGGCGGCTGCCCTCTCTACCCAGGCCCAGCGTAAGCTCTGCCGTGTACGACATCGTGGAGGACATGAGGGACGGGCGGCCTCCTGCAGAGCCCAGAACAGCCCTCGGGAAGACCTCCAGCTATGGTACCGTGTACGCTGATCTGCGGGAGATGGACGAGAAGAGCTGTGGGACGGGAGCTGTGGGAGATGCGTCCGGCGATGTCCAGAACccagctggagagcaggacttccCCGTGTATGCCATAGTGAAGAAGGGTGGTGTCCGGCAGGTCCAGTCGGAGCTCGTCCTGTAG
- the wdtc1 gene encoding WD and tetratricopeptide repeats protein 1, translating into MICCEAMTAVNIASDILHRQIREKRALGFQRTYHVTDPFIKRLGLEAELQGHSGCVNCLEWNERGDLLASGSDDQHAIVWDPLRHRKLITMHTGHAANIFSVKFLPHTGDRILVTGAADTKVHVHDLTAKETIHMFSDHTNRVKRIATAPMWPNTFWSAAEDGIIRQYDLRESSRRSEVLIDLTEYCGQLVEAKCLAVNPRDNNYLAVGANGPFVRLYDIRMIHNHRKAMSQRVTAGVHTFCEKQKPIPDGAGQYYVAGHLPVKLPDYNNRLRVLVATYVTFSPDGTELLVNMGGEQVYLFDLTFKQRPYTFLLPKKCHSAGEVQNGKTSTNGVSNGIHLPTSRLQWSGRSNSKLYSSNSNELPPHLERIKQKANEAFARQQWTQAIQLYSLGIHEAGRNAMLYGNRAAAYMKRKWDGDHYDALRDCLKALALNPGHLKAHFRLARCLFELKYVAEALECLNDFKGKFPEQAHSSACDALDKDIKAALFAKADASDDKKGGGSLRFHTFSRKPSIPEDEAVLRERSYDYKHRYCGHCNTTTDIKEANFFGSKGQYIVSGSDDGSFFIWEKETTNLVRILQGDESIVNCLQPHPSYCFLATSGIDPVVRLWNPRPETESENGRVVEDMDGASQANQRRMNADPLEVMLLNMGYRITGLSSSGGPEGSDDEDTSEGQVQCRPS; encoded by the exons ATGATTTGCTGCGAGGCCATGACTGCCGTGAACATCGCCAGTGACATTTTACACCGTCAGATCAGA GAAAAGCGAGCTCTGGGCTTCCAGAGGACGTACCATGTGACGGACCCCTTCATCAAGAGGCTTGGCCTGGAGGCGGAGTTACAG GGCCACTCTGGGTGTGTCAATTGTCTGGAATGGAACGAGAGGGGAGA CTTACTCGCCTCGGGTTCGGACGACCAACACGCCATTGTGTGGGACCCGCTCCGCCATCGCAAGCTCATCACCATGCACACGGGGCACGCTGCCAACATCTTCTCCGTCAAG TTCCTGCCTCACACAGGCGACCGTATCCTGGTGACGGGAGCAGCGGACACCAAGGTGCACGTGCACGACCTGACAGCCAAGGAGACCATCCACATGTTCTCTGACCACACCAACCGGGTCAAGCGTATTGCCACGGCACCCATGTGGCCCAATACCTTCTGGAGTGCTGCTGAGGACGGCATCATCAG GCAGTACGACCTGAGAGAGAGCAGTCGGCGCTCTGAGGTGCTCATCGACCTGACCGAGTACTGCGGCCAGCTGGTGGAGGCCAAGTGCCTGGCTGTGAACCCGCGCGACAACAACTACCTGGCGGTGGGCGCTAACGGGCCCTTTGTGCGCCTCTACGACATCCGCATGATCCACAACCACAG GAAGGCGATGAGCCAGCGGGTGACGGCTGGCGTTCACACTTTCTGTGAGAAGCAGAAGCCCATTCCTGATGGGGCGGGGCAGTACTATGTAGCAG GTCATCTCCCAGTGAAGCTACCCGACTACAACAACCGGCTGCGGGTTCTGGTTGCGACCTATGTGACCTTCAGCCCGGACGGAACGGAGCTGCTTGTCAACATGGGAGGGGAGCAG GTATATTTATTTGATCTGACTTTCAAGCAGAGGCCGTACACCTTTCTGCTGCCCAAAAAGTGCCACTCGGCAGGAG AGGTGCAGAACGGGAAAACCTCCACCAACGGTGTGTCCAATGGCATCCACCTCCCCACCAGTCGCCTCCAGTGGTCTGGCAGGTCCAACAGCAAGCTGTACAGCAG TAACTCAAACGAGCTGCCGCCCCACCTGGAACGCATCAAGCAGAAGGCCAATGAGGCATTTGCGCGGCAGCAGTGGACCCAGGCCATCCAGCTGTACAGCCTGGGGATCCACGAGGCGGGCCGCAACGCCATGCTGTATGGCAACCGCGCCGCTGCCTACATGAAGCGCAAGTGGGACGGCGACCACTACGATGCGCTGCGTGACTGCCTCAAGGCCCTGGCGTTGAACCCGGGCCACTTGAAGGCACATTTCCGGCTCGCGCGCTGCCTCTTCGAGCTCAAGTATGTGGCCGAGGCGCTCGAGTGCCTAAACGACTTCAAAGGCAAGTTTCCCGAGCAGGCCCACAGCAGCGCCTGCGACGCGCTCGACAAGGACATCAAGGCAGCGCTCTTCGCCAAGGCCGATGCCT CGGATGACAAGAAGGGCGGCGGCTCACTGCGCTTCCACACGTTCAGCAGGAAGCCGTCCATCCCGGAGGACGAGGCCGTGCTGAGGGAGCGCAGCTACGACTACAAGCACCGCTACTGCGGCCACTGCAACACCACCACAGACATCAAGGAAGCCAACTTCTTTGGCAG CAAAGGGCAGTACATAGTGAGCGGCTCAGATGACGGCTCCTTCTTCATTTGGGAGAAGGAGACGACCAACCTGGTGCGGATCCTCCAGGGGGACGAGTCCATCGTCAACTGCCTGCAGCCGCACCCCAGTTACTGCTTCTTGGCCACCAGTGGCATCGACCCAGTCGTGCGCCTCTGGAACCCCAGGCCTGAG ACGGAGAGTGAGAATGGCCGTGTGGTGGAGGACATGGACGGCGCCTCCCAGGCCAACCAGCGGCGCATGAACGCTGACCCACTGGAGGTGATGTTGCTCAACATGGGCTACCGCATCACGGGCCTCAGCAGCAGTGGGGGGCCCGAAGGCTCCGATGACGAAGACACCTCTGAGGGCCAGGTGCAGTGCCGTCCCAGCTAA